Proteins encoded within one genomic window of Paracoccus aminophilus JCM 7686:
- a CDS encoding aminomethyltransferase family protein, which translates to MHQRPDPRHVTVNFNSVVGTPPFSASPIRARKGLKRTAFFDLVWARAENFKLHNTYLKPDFFTDPLEEYHAIRETAGLLDVTGEEIIEITGPDAIALLDAIMPRDVRKMKDGMCYYSVLCHDHGGIVEDGIVAKFSDERLWWIGGPGSAEEWIWANAQGRDVKVESFNDRIHVASIQGPKSREILQSVTEGDLAAVPFYGLLSAKVCGVDVVISRTGYTAELGYDIYVPVAPAAQFFADLWAVTEAAGGKLAGSRSLGIRRIEASILNFGQDFDWQHNPVEVGLGWMISESKAPWRAGEVLLAAKHQTPKRSIIGLRFKGEEVPLTEDAVLVDGAQIGIVTSALGSPTLGYPIAIALIEGTLSFGTEVTVQAGENALLAEVVPMPFFDPERKLSKG; encoded by the coding sequence ATGCATCAGCGACCCGATCCGCGTCATGTGACCGTCAATTTCAACTCGGTGGTCGGCACGCCGCCCTTCAGCGCCAGCCCGATCCGCGCCCGCAAGGGTCTCAAGCGCACCGCCTTCTTCGATCTGGTCTGGGCGCGGGCTGAGAACTTCAAGCTGCACAACACCTATCTCAAGCCCGATTTCTTCACCGATCCGCTCGAGGAATATCACGCGATCCGCGAAACGGCGGGCCTCCTGGACGTGACCGGCGAAGAGATCATCGAGATCACCGGCCCCGATGCGATCGCGCTTCTGGACGCGATCATGCCGCGCGATGTGCGCAAGATGAAGGACGGGATGTGCTATTATTCGGTGCTCTGCCACGATCATGGCGGCATCGTCGAGGATGGCATTGTCGCGAAATTCTCGGATGAGCGGCTGTGGTGGATCGGCGGTCCGGGCAGCGCCGAGGAATGGATCTGGGCCAATGCACAGGGCCGCGACGTGAAGGTGGAAAGCTTCAACGACCGCATCCATGTCGCCTCGATCCAGGGCCCGAAATCGCGCGAGATCCTGCAAAGCGTGACCGAGGGCGATCTGGCCGCCGTCCCCTTCTACGGGCTTCTGAGCGCCAAGGTCTGCGGCGTCGATGTCGTGATCTCCCGCACCGGCTACACGGCCGAGCTGGGCTATGACATCTATGTCCCGGTGGCGCCCGCGGCGCAGTTCTTTGCCGATCTCTGGGCAGTGACCGAGGCTGCGGGCGGCAAGCTTGCGGGCTCGCGGTCCTTGGGGATCCGCCGCATCGAGGCCTCGATCCTCAATTTCGGGCAGGATTTCGACTGGCAGCACAACCCGGTCGAGGTCGGTCTGGGCTGGATGATCTCGGAAAGCAAAGCGCCCTGGCGCGCCGGCGAGGTGCTGCTTGCGGCCAAGCATCAGACGCCCAAGCGCAGCATCATCGGCCTGCGTTTCAAGGGCGAGGAAGTTCCGCTGACCGAGGATGCCGTGCTGGTTGACGGTGCGCAGATCGGCATCGTGACCTCGGCGCTCGGCTCGCCCACGCTTGGCTATCCGATCGCGATTGCGCTGATCGAGGGCACGCTCTCCTTCGGCACCGAGGTCACGGTTCAGGCGGGCGAGAATGCGCTTCTGGCCGAGGTCGTGCCGATGCCCTTCTTCGACCCCGAGCGGAAACTCTCGAAAGGCTGA
- a CDS encoding CidA/LrgA family protein, translating into MRSLIARYLPGAALILAAWALGNWLTAFAGLPIPPAVTGMALLFLAFLARPALAEHARAPGDLLLRNLPLFLYPAAVGFLSLPHFAALDLVKLGLAIFGSLAFAMIICARVFRGIRLK; encoded by the coding sequence ATGCGCAGCCTGATTGCGCGCTATCTGCCCGGCGCGGCGCTGATCCTTGCCGCCTGGGCCTTGGGCAATTGGCTGACCGCGTTCGCCGGTCTGCCGATCCCGCCTGCGGTGACGGGGATGGCGCTTCTGTTTCTCGCCTTCCTCGCGCGGCCAGCCTTGGCCGAGCACGCCCGCGCGCCGGGCGATCTCTTGCTGCGCAATCTGCCGCTCTTTCTTTATCCGGCGGCGGTGGGCTTTCTCAGCCTGCCGCATTTCGCCGCGCTCGATCTCGTCAAGCTCGGCCTTGCGATCTTCGGCTCGCTGGCGTTTGCCATGATCATCTGCGCGCGGGTCTTTCGCGGGATACGGCTGAAATGA